In a genomic window of Streptomyces sp. NBC_01231:
- a CDS encoding MFS transporter produces the protein MMGRMASEESRTTKAPNVRDTPHAPGSRGSATGDFQGAAMPAGDATRAWATRLVVVGIVLSALNLRPAITSLGALLEEVRDGLGMSGGVAGLLTSVPPLCFAVFGGMAPRLARRFGAGAVVCAGMAAIAAGLLIRPYAGGAPGFLAGSALALMGIAVSNVLMPVIVKRWFPDRVGSMTGLYSMALALGTASAAAVTVPITEALGGSWRSGLAVWAVLAATAMLPWIPLVRDRSTGSPASAAAGPAHEEAPAALRITRSRTAWALAVFFGLQATAAYITMGWMAQIFRDAGVPASTAGLLLAVTMVMGVPLAFVIPRVATRLPHQGPIVLVLGVCGLAGYAGLYFAPAGGAWAWAVLLGIANCAFPLALTMVGMRARTGVGVAQLSAFAQSAGYLISIPGPLLVGVLYQGSGGWGLPIALMAALMVPQMVVGVLAGRNRTVEDEAAR, from the coding sequence ATGATGGGCCGCATGGCTAGCGAGGAATCCCGGACGACGAAAGCCCCGAACGTACGCGATACGCCGCACGCACCCGGTTCACGCGGTTCGGCCACCGGCGACTTCCAGGGAGCCGCCATGCCCGCAGGCGACGCCACACGCGCGTGGGCGACCCGTCTGGTCGTCGTCGGCATCGTGCTCTCCGCCCTGAACCTGCGCCCCGCCATCACCAGTCTCGGCGCGCTCCTCGAAGAGGTCCGCGACGGACTCGGCATGAGCGGCGGCGTGGCCGGACTCCTCACCTCCGTACCCCCGCTCTGTTTCGCCGTCTTCGGCGGCATGGCCCCGCGACTGGCCCGCCGCTTCGGAGCGGGCGCGGTGGTGTGCGCGGGCATGGCCGCCATCGCGGCGGGCTTGCTCATACGGCCGTACGCGGGTGGCGCGCCCGGATTCCTGGCCGGCAGCGCCCTCGCCCTCATGGGCATAGCCGTCAGCAACGTCCTGATGCCCGTCATCGTCAAGCGCTGGTTCCCGGACCGGGTCGGCTCCATGACCGGCCTCTACTCGATGGCCCTCGCGCTCGGCACGGCGTCGGCGGCGGCCGTGACCGTGCCGATCACCGAGGCGCTGGGCGGCAGCTGGCGTTCCGGGCTCGCCGTGTGGGCCGTCCTGGCGGCGACCGCCATGCTGCCGTGGATTCCGCTCGTGCGGGACCGGAGCACCGGGTCGCCCGCTTCCGCGGCGGCCGGACCCGCGCACGAGGAGGCACCGGCCGCGCTACGGATCACCCGGAGCCGCACCGCCTGGGCGCTCGCCGTCTTCTTCGGCCTCCAGGCCACCGCCGCCTACATCACCATGGGCTGGATGGCGCAGATCTTCCGGGACGCGGGCGTGCCCGCGAGCACGGCCGGTCTGCTGCTCGCCGTCACGATGGTCATGGGCGTGCCGCTGGCCTTCGTCATCCCGCGGGTCGCCACCCGGCTGCCGCACCAGGGGCCGATCGTCCTCGTGCTCGGCGTCTGCGGTCTGGCCGGATACGCGGGCCTGTACTTCGCGCCGGCCGGCGGCGCCTGGGCCTGGGCCGTGCTGCTCGGCATCGCCAACTGCGCCTTCCCGCTCGCCCTCACGATGGTCGGGATGCGAGCCCGGACCGGTGTCGGCGTCGCTCAGCTGTCAGCCTTCGCGCAGAGCGCCGGCTATCTGATCTCCATCCCGGGCCCGCTCCTGGTGGGCGTGCTCTACCAGGGCAGCGGGGGCTGGGGCCTGCCGATCGCCCTGATGGCGGCCCTGATGGTGCCGCAGATGGTGGTGGGCGTCCTCGCGGGACGCAACCGCACGGTGGAGGACGAGGCGGCCCGCTGA
- a CDS encoding histidine phosphatase family protein: MSVAEHRKIVLFRHAKADWPQVTDHERPLTDRGRMEAAEAGRRLTDTGLSFDMALCSTATRTRETWKLAVHEFAHRPKTVYEERIYEASPGELIALLNETPDDAQNVLLVGHNPGVQGLADILAGSAEGDARDRMSLRGFPAAAFAVLSFSGPWKALEPGVATLLDYWAPSD, encoded by the coding sequence ATGAGCGTCGCAGAACACCGCAAGATCGTCCTCTTCCGGCATGCGAAGGCCGACTGGCCCCAGGTCACCGATCATGAGCGGCCGCTCACCGATCGGGGCCGCATGGAGGCGGCCGAAGCCGGACGCAGGCTGACCGACACAGGCCTCTCCTTCGACATGGCCCTGTGCTCCACCGCGACCCGGACCCGCGAGACCTGGAAACTCGCCGTCCACGAGTTCGCGCACCGACCGAAGACGGTCTACGAGGAGCGGATCTACGAGGCCTCGCCCGGTGAGCTGATCGCCCTGCTCAACGAAACCCCCGACGACGCGCAGAACGTCCTCCTGGTGGGCCACAACCCGGGTGTGCAGGGCCTCGCGGACATCCTGGCCGGTTCGGCCGAGGGTGACGCCCGTGACCGGATGAGCCTGCGCGGCTTCCCGGCCGCGGCCTTCGCCGTCCTGTCGTTCAGCGGCCCCTGGAAGGCTCTGGAGCCGGGCGTGGCCACTCTCCTCGACTACTGGGCACCGTCCGACTGA
- the serB gene encoding phosphoserine phosphatase SerB codes for MSASQTSLSSDAPTLLVKIFGKDRPGITAGLFDTLAAYSVDVVDIEQVVTRGRIVLCALVTAPPRGLDGDLRATVHSWAESMKMQAEIISGRGDNRPRGLGRSLVTVLGHPLTAEATASIAARITRAGGNIDRIFRLAKYPVTAVEFAVSGVETEALRTALVTEAAALGVDVAVVAAGLHRRAQRLVVMDVDSTLIQDEVIELFAAHAGCEDKVAEVTAAAMRGELDFEQSLHARVALLEGLDASVVDKVRAEVRLTPGARTLIRTLKRLGFQVGVVSGGFTQVTDDLKERLGLDFAQANTLEIVDGKLTGKVTGEIVDRAGKARLLRRFATEAGVPLSQTVAIGDGANDLDMLNAAGLGVAFNAKPVVREAAHTAVNVPFLDTVLYLLGITREEVEAADAHVED; via the coding sequence ATGAGCGCTTCGCAGACCTCGCTGTCCTCCGACGCCCCCACCCTTCTCGTCAAGATCTTCGGGAAGGACAGGCCGGGCATCACGGCCGGACTCTTCGACACCCTCGCCGCCTACTCCGTCGACGTGGTCGACATCGAGCAGGTCGTCACCCGTGGCCGCATCGTGCTGTGCGCGCTGGTGACCGCACCGCCCCGCGGGCTGGACGGCGATCTGCGCGCCACCGTCCACAGCTGGGCGGAGTCGATGAAGATGCAGGCGGAGATCATCTCCGGCCGCGGCGACAACCGGCCGCGCGGGCTGGGGCGTTCCCTGGTCACCGTGCTCGGACATCCGCTGACCGCGGAGGCGACGGCGTCGATCGCCGCTCGTATCACCCGGGCCGGCGGCAACATCGACCGTATCTTCCGACTGGCCAAGTATCCCGTGACGGCCGTGGAGTTCGCGGTGTCCGGTGTGGAGACGGAAGCCCTGCGCACCGCCCTGGTGACCGAGGCGGCGGCGCTCGGCGTCGATGTGGCGGTGGTCGCGGCCGGTCTGCACCGGCGGGCGCAGCGCCTGGTCGTCATGGACGTCGACTCGACGCTCATCCAGGACGAGGTGATCGAGCTCTTCGCCGCGCACGCCGGGTGTGAGGACAAGGTCGCCGAGGTGACCGCGGCCGCGATGCGCGGTGAGCTGGACTTCGAGCAGTCGCTGCACGCGCGGGTGGCGCTGCTGGAAGGGCTGGACGCGTCGGTGGTGGACAAGGTCCGCGCCGAGGTGCGGCTGACGCCGGGGGCGCGCACGCTGATCCGCACGCTGAAGCGGCTCGGCTTCCAAGTCGGTGTGGTGTCGGGCGGTTTCACCCAGGTCACCGATGATCTGAAGGAGCGGCTGGGGCTCGACTTCGCCCAGGCCAACACGCTGGAGATAGTCGACGGGAAGCTGACCGGCAAGGTCACCGGTGAGATCGTGGACCGTGCGGGCAAGGCACGGCTGCTGCGCCGGTTCGCCACCGAGGCGGGCGTACCGCTCTCCCAGACGGTGGCGATCGGTGACGGTGCCAACGATCTGGACATGCTGAACGCGGCAGGACTCGGGGTCGCCTTCAACGCCAAGCCGGTGGTGCGGGAGGCCGCGCACACCGCGGTGAACGTCCCGTTCCTGGACACGGTCCTGTATCTGCTGGGCATCACCCGCGAAGAGGTCGAGGCGGCGGACGCGCACGTGGAGGACTGA
- a CDS encoding FadR family transcriptional regulator, whose amino-acid sequence MPLSHPRRSALSEQVIAALRHEIASGEWPVGSRIPTEPELVEQLGVARNTVREAVRALAHNGLLDIRQGSGTYVVATSELAGVMHRRFADADPRHIAELRSTLESSAARLAAERRTEKDLKQLDALLVRREEAWDSGDAEAFVTADATFHLAVVAASHNDVMSAMYADLGEVLRDWLREDVGAELTPETHMDHARLVDAIRAGDAPAAAAEAASYPFLCRPGRFGAPAGPAAADGPTADDGPTADDGG is encoded by the coding sequence ATGCCTCTGAGCCATCCCCGCCGCTCGGCACTGTCCGAGCAGGTCATCGCCGCGCTGCGGCACGAGATCGCCTCGGGCGAGTGGCCGGTCGGCTCCCGGATCCCGACGGAGCCCGAGCTGGTCGAGCAGCTCGGGGTCGCCCGCAACACGGTTCGCGAGGCCGTCCGCGCGCTCGCGCACAACGGCCTGCTGGACATCCGTCAGGGCTCGGGCACCTATGTCGTGGCGACCAGTGAGCTGGCGGGTGTGATGCACCGCCGCTTCGCGGACGCGGACCCCCGGCACATCGCCGAGCTGCGGTCCACGCTGGAGTCGTCGGCCGCGCGACTCGCCGCCGAGCGGCGCACGGAGAAGGACCTCAAGCAGCTCGACGCGCTGCTGGTGCGACGCGAGGAGGCCTGGGACTCCGGCGACGCGGAGGCGTTCGTGACGGCGGACGCGACCTTCCACCTGGCGGTGGTGGCCGCCTCCCACAACGACGTGATGTCCGCGATGTACGCCGATCTGGGCGAGGTGCTGCGGGACTGGCTGCGTGAGGACGTGGGCGCGGAGCTGACTCCGGAGACGCACATGGACCACGCACGGCTCGTCGACGCGATCCGCGCGGGAGACGCCCCGGCGGCGGCGGCGGAGGCCGCGAGCTATCCGTTCCTGTGCCGCCCGGGCCGGTTCGGCGCTCCGGCCGGTCCGGCGGCGGCCGACGGTCCTACGGCTGACGACGGTCCTACGGCTGACGACGGTGGCTGA
- the fabG gene encoding 3-oxoacyl-[acyl-carrier-protein] reductase gives MSRSVLVTGGNRGIGLAIARVFADAGDKVAITYRSGEPPAALTELGCLAVKCDITDPEQVEQAYKEIEAEHGPVEVLIANAGITKDQLLMRMSEEDFTSVIDTNLTGTFRVVKRANRGMLRAKKGRVVLISSVVGLYGSPGQANYAASKAALVGFARSLARELGSRNLTFNVVAPGFVDTDMTKILTDEQRAGIVSQVPLGRYARPEEVAATVRFLASDDASYITGAVIPVDGGLGMGH, from the coding sequence TTGAGCCGCTCGGTTCTCGTCACCGGAGGCAACCGGGGCATCGGCCTCGCCATCGCCCGCGTGTTCGCCGACGCCGGCGACAAGGTCGCCATCACGTACCGCTCGGGCGAGCCGCCGGCCGCCCTGACCGAACTGGGCTGCCTCGCCGTCAAGTGCGACATCACCGACCCCGAGCAGGTGGAGCAGGCCTACAAGGAGATCGAGGCCGAGCACGGCCCGGTCGAGGTGCTGATCGCCAACGCAGGCATCACCAAGGACCAGCTCCTGATGCGGATGTCGGAGGAGGACTTCACCTCGGTCATCGACACCAACCTCACCGGCACCTTCCGGGTCGTCAAGCGTGCCAACCGCGGCATGCTGCGCGCCAAGAAGGGCCGTGTCGTCCTGATCTCCTCGGTGGTCGGGCTGTACGGCTCCCCGGGGCAGGCGAACTACGCCGCCTCCAAGGCCGCCCTGGTCGGCTTCGCCCGCTCCCTCGCCCGTGAGCTGGGCTCCCGCAACCTCACCTTCAACGTCGTCGCACCCGGCTTCGTCGACACCGACATGACGAAGATCCTCACCGACGAGCAGCGCGCCGGCATCGTGTCGCAGGTGCCGCTCGGCCGGTACGCGCGGCCGGAGGAAGTCGCCGCGACGGTGCGGTTCCTCGCCTCGGACGACGCCTCGTACATCACTGGAGCCGTCATTCCCGTTGACGGCGGACTGGGAATGGGTCACTGA
- a CDS encoding SGM_5486 family transporter-associated protein yields MPVLDPNPQNGQKKMLLVFGSFFAIFVIIAIIATIASP; encoded by the coding sequence ATGCCAGTGCTCGATCCGAACCCCCAGAACGGCCAGAAGAAGATGCTGTTGGTCTTCGGCTCGTTCTTCGCCATCTTCGTGATCATCGCCATCATCGCGACGATCGCCTCGCCGTGA
- the fabI gene encoding enoyl-ACP reductase FabI translates to MSGILEGKRVLITGVLMESSIAFHTAKLAQEQGAEIILTAFPRPTLTERIAKKLPKPTKVIELDVTNDEHLGRLADIVGEELGGLDGVVHSIGFAPQDALGGNFLNTPFESVATAMHVSAYSLKSLTMACLPLMQNGGSVVGLTFDAQYAWPQYDWMGPAKAALEATSRYMARDLGKQNIRCNLVSAGPIGSMAAKSIPGFAELASVWDNRAPLEWDLKDPEPAGKGVVALLSDWFPKTTGEIVHVDGGLHAVGA, encoded by the coding sequence ATGAGTGGAATTCTCGAGGGCAAGCGCGTCCTGATCACCGGTGTGCTGATGGAGTCCTCCATCGCCTTCCACACCGCCAAGCTGGCCCAGGAGCAGGGCGCCGAGATCATCCTGACCGCCTTCCCGCGCCCCACGCTGACCGAGCGCATCGCCAAGAAGCTGCCGAAGCCCACCAAGGTCATCGAGCTCGACGTCACCAACGACGAGCACCTCGGACGGCTCGCCGACATCGTCGGTGAGGAGCTCGGCGGGCTCGACGGCGTCGTCCACTCCATCGGCTTCGCGCCGCAGGACGCGCTCGGCGGCAACTTCCTCAACACGCCGTTCGAGTCGGTCGCCACGGCCATGCACGTCTCGGCGTACTCCCTGAAGTCGCTGACCATGGCCTGCCTGCCGCTGATGCAGAACGGCGGCTCCGTCGTCGGCCTGACGTTCGACGCGCAGTACGCCTGGCCGCAGTACGACTGGATGGGCCCGGCGAAGGCCGCCCTGGAGGCCACCAGCCGCTACATGGCGCGCGACCTGGGCAAGCAGAACATCCGCTGCAACCTCGTCTCCGCGGGCCCGATCGGCTCGATGGCCGCCAAGTCCATCCCGGGCTTCGCCGAGCTGGCCTCCGTGTGGGACAACCGCGCCCCGCTGGAGTGGGACCTCAAGGACCCGGAGCCGGCCGGCAAGGGCGTCGTCGCGCTGCTGAGCGACTGGTTCCCGAAGACCACGGGCGAGATCGTCCACGTGGACGGCGGCCTGCACGCGGTCGGTGCGTGA